In Colletotrichum lupini chromosome 6, complete sequence, a single window of DNA contains:
- a CDS encoding allergen, whose protein sequence is MDRAKQAVSSFISKDGHHKTSVDEDVNRAVTEEQIRPHRHEEVTTAVDKEVHQDHHHTTIQPVKHQETLPEKHHHNIVPVAHKTFDHGNERETKDTLDREHAKFKDTSTTHETTHTSTTAPAVTGERVHHHIHEHIQPVIQKDTIQPHIVHTTIPIHETHHAKPIHHEATTLPVKTLEEFTREKGSLTDGPRHHRYDEFEGCPDKYHKDLGNAHQSGIGHSHDHSHGAGKAAVGTAAAGGAAVAAHKHHEDKNEHERGLDSHHHSGPGKGTTAAGTAAAGGAALAAHKHHNNETATHGVNDRGLGHTGLESQRVNQHNTHSGSGAATAAAGAAAAGAATHHGHNNTTGTHNPLGSHNTTGTHGTESLAAAQAANTRANNTTGTGNLSHNQTTGRDNIAHNQTVGDKSITTAQGIMHGTHPTGTQTSGSNYTTSGSPTTATHGSSGLNKSEPRFGSTGTSTSHSGAGKSSTTDHATHDATGKKISLVDKLNPFKDADGDGHKGIMS, encoded by the exons ATGGATAGAGCTAAGCAAGCCGTTTCTTCCTTCATCTCCAAGGACGGTCACCACAAGACCAGTGTCGATGAAGATGTCAACAGAGCTGTGACCGAGGAGCAGATCCGTCCCCATCGCCACGAGGAAGTTACCACAGCTGTCGACAAGGAGGTTCACCAAGATCACCACCATACTACCATTCAGCCTGTTAAGCACCAGGAGACTCT CCCCGAGAAGCACCACCACAACATCGTTCCGGTTGCACACAAGACTTTCGACCACGGAAACGAGAGAGAAACCAAGGACACTCTCGACCGGGAACACGCAAAGTTCAAGGACACTTCTACTACACACGAGACCACTCACACTTCGACCACTGCCCCCGCGGTCACTGGTGAGAGAGTGCACCACCATATCCATGAGCACATCCAGCCTGTTATTCAGAAGGATACTATCCAGCCTCATATTGTCCACACCACTATTCCCATTCACGAGACACACCACGCCAAGCCTATTCACCACGAGGCTACCACTCTCCCTGTAAAGACTCTCGAAGAGTTCACCAGGGAGAAGGGAAGTCTCACGGACGGCCCTCGTCACCACCGCTACGACGAGTTTGAGGGTTGCCCTGACAAGTACCACAAGGATCTCGGTAACGCTCACCAGTCAGGAATTGGTCATAGCCATGACCACAGCCACGGGGCCGGCAAGGCAGCCGTCGGCACTGCCGCCGCTGGCGGTGCTGCAGTTGCCGCTCACAAGCACCACGAGGACAAGAACGAGCACGAGCGCGGCCTTGACAGCCATCACCACTCTGGCCCCGGCAAGGGCACCACTGCTGCTGGCACCGCTGCCGCAGGAGGAGCTGCATTGGCTGCCCACAAGCACCACAACAATGAGACTGCCACCCACGGCGTGAACGACCGCGGTCTCGGCCACACCGGTCTCGAGAGCCAACGTGTCAACCAGCACAACACTCACTCCGGATCCGGGGCTGCTACCGCTGCTGCCGGCGCTGCCGCCGCTGGTGCTGCCACCCATCACGGCCACAACAACACCACCGGCACTCACAACCCCCTCGGCTCCCACAACACCACTGGTACGCACGGCACCGAAAGCCTTGCTGCAGCTCAGGCTGCTAACACTCGTGCCAACAACACAACCGGAACTGGCAACCTGTCCCATAACCAGACTACTGGCCGCGATAACATCGCCCACAACCAAACTGTAGGTGACAAGTCAATCACCACCGCCCAAGGTATTATGCACGGAACTCACCCTACCGGCACCCAGACTTCTGGTAGCAACTACACCACTTCTGGCAGCCCTACCACTGCAACTCACGGCAGCTCAGGCCTGAATAAATCTGAG CCCCGCTTCGGCTCAACTGGCACTAGCACCAGCCACAGCGGTGCCGGCAAATCCTCAACCACTGACCATGCCACGCATGACGCGACTGGAAAGAAGATCTCGCTTGTTGACAAGCTGAACCCCTTCAAGGATGCTGATGGTGACGGCCACAAGGGCATTATGAGCTAA
- a CDS encoding glycosyltransferase family 31, with the protein MFLPSPRIRRLFILLFLAFLVGNALLFLVLPYDNPLVLAFRFNTASLKNWWRGPGTEKDAWLYEPAKFPIEYRTDVGLLIKTGYGTRHRLAAQLEAFDLTARDKDAFVVVGDWTPRENGTIAGVKVHDAIGGVMAMPEMRAHHDAPKFKEYLALTDAVQEGDDAKATEIGQSFGWDLDALKHKFIWGLEYIYDNLPPKKWYVIVDDDTYLVKSSLRLLLAHWDSDEAQYIGNAVGDFKGRFAHGGSAVVISHEAAKQLLSRRDVVAAAQEHSLEETWGDKLVATAFQKIGVYLDERYSHFFNGERPNISKMMADRFCSPLVSFHGVADPAEMKKVGRAFADERSPVFWGQLWEIYGAPSVEEFRRVPVRPGRDYVGRIDERAKMVHAVTSADACLKECEGMGSKCLAWAWVEHTSECKLSPWMILGEEIEGHYSGINTDEVEKLQVSC; encoded by the exons ATGTTCCTCCCCTCACCACGCATAAGACGCCTCTtcatcctcctcttcctcgcctTCCTCGTCGGCAACGCCCTCTTATTCCTCGTCCTCCCCTACGACAATCCCCTCGTCCTCGCCTTCCGCTTCAACACCGCCAGCCTCAAAAACTGGTGGCGCGGCCCGGGAACCGAAAAGGACGCCTGGCTGTACGAGCCCGCCAAATTCCCCATCGAGTACCGCACCGACGTCGGCCTGCTCATCAAGACGGGCTACGGAACTCGTCACCGGCTCGCGGCGCAGCTAGAGGCATTTGACCTCACGGCGCGGGATAAGGATGCGTTTGTGGTAGTGGGCGACTGGACGCCGCGGGAGAATGGGACGATTGCCGGGGTGAAGGTGCACGATGCCATTGGCGGCGTCATGGCGATGCCGGAGATGAGGGCCCATCATGATGCGCCCAAGTTTAAGGAGTATCTGGCCCTCACGGATGCCGTGCAAGAAGGGGATGATGCTAAAGCTACTGAGATTGGCCAGAGTTTCGGGTGGGATCTGGATGCGCTCAAG CACAAGTTCATCTGGGGCCTCGAATACATCTACGACAACCTCCCGCCAAAGAAATGGTACGTCATCGTCGACGACGACACCTACCTCGTTAAATCCTCCCTCCGCCTCCTTCTCGCGCATTGGGACTCGGACGAGGCGCAGTACATTGGCAACGCAGTCGGCGACTTCAAGGGCCGCTTTGCGCACGGCGGATCAGCCGTCGTGATATCGCACGAGGCGGCGAAACAGCTCCTCTCTCGGCGGGACGTTGTCGCCGCGGCGCAGGAGCACTCGCTCGAGGAGACGTGGGGTGATAAGCTTGTCGCAACGGCGTTCCAGAAGATCGGGGTGTACCTCGATGAGCGGTACAGCCACTTCTTCAATGGCGAAAGGCCGAATATCAGCAAGATGATGGCGGACCGATTCTGCTCGCCGCTCGTGTCGTTTCACGGCGTGGCGGACCCAGCCGAGATGAAGAAAGTTGGACGGGCGTTTGCGGACGAGAGGAGTCCGGTATTCTGGGGACAGCTATGGGAGATTTATGGCGCGCCGTCAGTGGAGGAGTTTAGGAGGGTGCCGGTGCGGCCTGGGCGTGATTATGTTGGGAGGATTGATGAGCGAGCGAAGATGGTGCACGCGGTTACCAGCGCAGACGCGTGTTTGAAGGAGTGTGAGGGTATGGGGAGCAAGTGTTTGGCGTGGGCTTGGGTCGAGCACACTTCGGAGTGCAAGCTCAGCCCGTGGATGATTCTTGGGGAGGAAATAGAGGGGCACTATTCGGGGATCAACACGGACGAAGTTGAGAAGCTACAGGTAAGTTGTTAA
- a CDS encoding major facilitator superfamily transporter — protein MPKSCIPSTSGRTINGQLFFDDAGILDGLQSGIRCRILQNPEKQGPPSGSVDEATRSWIEAQEKDNSEWDRGKITHNYMGSLEISISIPARVQFFEEFGLTLMQAIVPLPMCVFTLGLSPVVGGPSLEDVGRHRIS, from the exons ATGCCTAAAAGCTGCATCCCTTCAACCTCCGGCA GGACCATCAACGGCCAATTGTTCTTCGATGATGCCGGTATCTTAGACGGACTCCAATCTGGTATTCG CTGCCGCATCTTA CAGAACCCCGAGAAACAAGGGCCACCATCAGGTAGTGTCGATGAGGCTACTAGAAGCTGGATAGAAGCCCAAGAGAAAGATAACTCAGAATGGGATCGTGGCAAGATCACGCATAACTACATGGG AAGCTTGGAAATCTCTATCTCCATTCCCGCTCGTGTCCAGTTCTTCGAGGAGTTTGGCTTGACCCTGATGCAGGCAATCGTGCCTTTACCAATGTGCGTCTTCACCCTCGGCTTGAGTCCTGTCGTTGGCGGTCCATCATTGGAGGACGTTGGCCGGCACCGCATCTCATGA
- a CDS encoding oxysterol-binding protein — translation HTHPPTPYSFFSYILEAIRNSDDSCLKSATTSHTQQPRPLESTMAAQTPTSAQAQANQGSWGAFLKSIASFNGDLSSLTAPPFILSSTSLTEFSSYWCEHPSIFAAPAKEADPAKRALLVTKWFISTLKQQYASRSEQYGNEKKPLNPFLGELFLGKWEDDAGTTELISEQVSHHPPATAYSITNLPTGVHLEGYNAQKATFSRTINIKQIGHAVLTIPTPDGKKETYLITLPALHIEGLIFGAPFIELEGTSFITSSTGYTSKIDYSGKGWLSGKKNSVIASVYPTGKEKDVAYNITGVWTKSFEIHEGAAKHNSSKTLIDTYDASQHPTSKLIVAPLEKQHPLESRRAWKGVADGIAKGDMDLVSREKSAIEKAQRDLRAKEKTEGRSWDRRYFTDRQGAGDAVLESLGGAVGLPATGDADKTGGLWRYDAEKADKVRSQAVLSEADQAKIAGEILGQQKSS, via the exons CACACGCACCCTCCAACTCCCTATTCTTTCTTCTCCTATATTCTCGAAGCCATTCGCAACTCTGACGACAGCTGCCTCAAGTCTGCCACAACATCTCACACCCAACAACCGCGACCCCTCGAATCCACAATGGCGGCCCAGACCCCAACATCAGCTCAAGCCCAGGCCAACCAGGGCAGCTGGGGAGCTTTCCTCAAG TCCATCGCCTCCTTCAACGGTGACCTCTCCTCCCTGACGGCGCCGCCCTTCATCCTCTCCAGCACCTCCCTGACCGAATTCTCCTCCTACTGGTGCGAGCACCCCTCCATCTTCGCCGCCCCCGCAAAGGAGGCAGACCCGGCCAAGCGCGCCCTGCTCGTTACAAAGTGGTTCATCAGCACCCTCAAGCAGCAGTACGCCTCCCGCAGCGAGCAGTACGGCAACGAGAAGAAGCCCCTCAACCCCTTCCTCGGCGAACTCTTCCTCGGAAAGTGGGAGGATGATGCTGGAACGACGGAGCTCATCAGTGAGCAGGTTAG CCACCACCCGCCCGCGACAGCCTACTCCATCACCAACCTCCCAACAGGCGTCCACCTCGAGGGCTACAACGCACAAAAAGCTACCTTCAGCCGCACAATCAACATCAAGCAAATCGGCCACGCCGTCCTGACCATCCCGACCCCAGATGGCAAAAAGGAGACCTACCTCATCACCCTCCCCGCCCTCCACATCGAAGGCCTCATCTTCGGCGCTCCCTTCATCGAGCTCGAGGGCACCTCCTTCATCACCTCCTCCACGGGATACACCTCCAAGATCGACTACTCAGGCAAGGGCTGGCTCTCGGGCAAAAAGAACAGCGTCATTGCCTCCGTCTACCCGACAGGCAAGGAAAAGGATGTGGCCTACAACATCACGGGCGTCTGGACCAAATCTTTTGAAATCCACGAGGGCGCCGCAAAGCACAACTCCTCCAAGACCCTGATCGACACCTACGACGCATCGCAGCACCCAACCTCCAAGCTCATCGTCGCCCCCCTCGAGAAGCAGCACCCGCTCGAGTCCCGCCGCGCCTGGAAGGGCGTCGCCGACGGCATCGCAAAGGGCGACATGGACCTCGTCAGCCGCGAAAAGTCTGCTATTGAGAAGGCGCAGCGCGACCTCCGCGCAAAGGAGAAGACGGAGGGACGCTCCTGGGACCGCAGATACTTTACTGATCGCCAGGGCGCTGGCGATGCCGTGCTCGAATCCCTCGGTGGCGCCGTTGGTCTTCCTGCTACGGGCGACGCGGACAAGACTGGTGGTCTGTGGCGGTACGATGCCGAGAAGGCGGATAAGGTGCGCAGCCAGGCGGTGCTGAGCGAGGCGGACCAGGCCAAGATTGCGGGGGAGATTTTGGGACAGCAAAAGTCATCATGA
- a CDS encoding alcohol dehydrogenase GroES-like domain-containing protein — translation MAEIPAMQTVLILHAAKQPYETAEGYQVPEIQNEQEVLVKTEHIGLNPIDWKAPDFNFAIPTLPYISGRELVGRVVRRPQPSSTTAATTSQKQSQSRLREGDQVLVISTDYRDLRKAAYQEYVVTSDFNAARIPPNVSPRAGATLGVAFVAAALSLAVCMGVDFSHVLDGPDLLTILRSVPPESLPQDIRAECLSGIGNHERATAGDWVVIWGGSSTSANLAVQLARLAGLKVVTVVDKLRHGLRLSNHTVLRPDLLVDSHDPARAIDIIRANVGKDLRFALDTSGRESAGWLLRALTPSQDANAPPSPPDTPRNSAPTVKHLIGLTGLPKEQAPEAVAYHTVPIKVFHEVPAVGEALVTWLERLLESGLVSPPEVLGVEEGFEGINRGLDRMRKGEIRGGRMVVSLAPEGAAAAQEDVTREASVPPALVDSPMADGVAEEEPQPSETSQASSPEFTAQKLADTGLRRGSATLWQAGPAGDAVPRSFPDEQTDDRSNAAPRRNSLWQPKSAEIAVENARPSVKQTDVTPDWALRGKAGATRGQPLLTELDLVQRQRLPLELILNIIESLLPPNESSILPASHSATKALISFSRVSRSTYDFSTRLLRKRCMHIDSTSRLSLLLLSLFSPSPRGLPPTLSLKCITSLYLSPFGKSLDDKPTAMWVRELFCEVCDTLKRLIVDMPFGTLSGYDDHLDVRPTLTDGFQRLSKLEELICLRDYPALTFMQQTFTVNCWSLWPNLRRVVLFNAPMSSHWLWYDIANTAQLEQVVLARPLVPPRINVKDDYYHMLNSYDHLTPRKIKIVLADVESDLPEIETTRWDEYDPEGMLAIEKYDIPTSFYGDENATDLCCDWVKMAALNGSIWDWKSHPVDSPPVNAVQ, via the exons ATGGCAGAAATCCCAGCGATGCAGACCGTGCTCATCCTCCACGCGGCGAAGCAGCCGTACGAGACGGCGGAAGGCTACCAGGTTCCCGAGATCCAAAATGAGCAGGAGGTGCTGGTGAAGACGGAGCACATCGGTCTCAACCCAATCGACTGGAAAGCACC CGACTTCAACTTCGCAATCCCAACCCTCCCCTACATCTCAGGCCGCGAACTCGTAGGCCGCGTCGTCCGCCGCCCGCAACCATCATCGacaacagcagcaacaaccTCCCAAAAGCAAAGTCAAAGCCGCCTCCGTGAAGGCGACCAGGTCCTCGTCATCTCCACAGACTACCGCGACCTTCGCAAGGCAGCCTACCAGGAATACGTCGTCACCTCAGACTTCAACGCCGCCCGCATCCCGCCCAACGTCTCCCCGCGCGCCGGCGCGACCCTCGGCGTCGCCTTCGTCGCTGCCGCGCTCTCCCTGGCCGTCTGCATGGGCGTAGACTTTTCCCACGTCCTCGACGGGCCGGATCTGTTGACGATCCTGCGCTCCGTTCCGCCGGAAAGTCTGCCGCAGGATATCAGGGCAGAGTGTCTTTCAGGCATCGGCAACCATGAAAGGGCCACGGCGGGCGACTGGGTCGTCATCTGGGGCGGGTCGTCGACCTCTGCGAACTTGGCTGTGCAGCTTGCGCGGCTTGCGGGGTTGAAGGTCGTTACTGTGGTAGATAAGCTGCGTCACGGCCTCCGACTGTCGAACCATACTGTCCTCCGCCCCGATTTACTCGTCGACAGCCACGACCCTGCGCGCGCCATCGACATCATCCGCGCCAACGTCGGAAAAGACCTGCGCTTCGCGCTGGATACTAGCGGTCGGGAGTCCGCCGGCTGGTTGCTCCGCGCGTTGACACCGTCGCAGGACGCCAACGCGCCGCCTAGCCCGCCGGATACGCCTCGCAACTCGGCGCCGACTGTCAAGCACCTCATCGGTCTGACTGGTCTACCCAAGGAGCAGGCACCAGAGGCAGTCGCATACCACACCGTCCCCATCAAGGTCTTCCACGAGGTCCCTGCTGTGGGAGAAGCCCTCGTGACGTGGCTGGAGCGCTTGCTCGAGAGCGGCCTCGTCAGCCCGCCCGAGGTCCTCGGTGTAGAAGAAGGATTCGAGGGCATCAACCGTGGCCTCGACAGAATGAGAAAGGGCGAGATCCGCGGCGGGAGAATGGTCGTCAGTCTCGCGCCAGAGGGGGCCGCGGCCGCACAGGAAGACGTCACGAGAGAGGCGAGCGTGCCGCCCGCGCTGGTTGATTCGCCCATGGCGGACGGCGTCGCGGAAGAAGAGCCTCAGCCCTCGGAAACGTCGCAGGCGTCGAGCCCTGAGTTCACCGCCCAGAAGCTTGCCGACACTGGCCTGCGGAGGGGAAGCGCGACATTATGGCAGGCTGGGCCAGCGGGCGATGCGGTTCCTAGAAGCTTTCCTGACGAGCAGACTGATGACAGGTCGAATGCGGCGCCGAGAAGAAACTCTCTGTGGCAGCCCAAGTCAGCGGAAATTGCGGTCGAAAATG CCCGACCTTCGGTGAAGCAGACTGATGTGACCCCGGATTGGGCGCTACGGGGAAAAGCGGGGGCTACCCGGGGTCAGCCACTCCTCACCGAGCTTGACCTG GTTCAGCGCCAGCGGTTGCCGCTGGAACTCATCTTGAACATCATCGAGAGTCTTCTCCCACCGAATGAATCGTCAATCTTGCCTGCGTCCCATAGTGCAACGAAAGCCCTGATATCATTCAGTCGCGTCTCCCGCTCAACATATGACTTCAGTACCCGGCTGCTCCGCAAGCGATGCATGCACATCGACTCGACAAGCCGCCTGAGCTTGCTTCTGCTGAGTCTCTTCTCACCGTCGCCTAGAGGTCTCCCGCCGACCCTATCACTTAAATGCATCACTTCCCTCTACCTCAGTCCCTTTGGAAAGTCGCTAGATGATAAACCGACGGCCATGTGGGTGCGCGAGCTCTTTTGCGAGGTTTGCGACACCCTCAAGCGCCTTATCGTTGACATGCCGTTCGGGACCTTGTCTGGATACGATGACCACCTCGATGTCAGGCCGACTCTGACGGACGGGTTCCAGCGGCTATCCAAGCTCGAGGAGCTCATCTGTTTACGAGACTATCCGGCCCTGACTTTCATGCAACAGACCTTCACCGTCAACTGCTGGAGCTTGTGGCCCAACCTGAGGCGCGTCGTGTTATTCAATGCACCCATGTCGAGCCACTGGCTCTGGTATGACATAGCAAACACAGCCCAGCTCGAACAAGTCGTTCTCGCACGACCACTAGTTCCGCCACGGATCAATGTCAAAGACGACTACTACCATATGCTGAACAGCTATGACCACTTGACGCCCCGGAAGATCAAGATTGTGCTTGCCGATGTGGAAAGCGACCTGCCGGAAATAGAGACGACAAGATGGGACGAGTACGACCCCGAGGGAATGCTAGCCATCGAGAAATACGACATCCCAACGTCTTTCTATGGGGATGAGAATGCGACTGACTTGTGCTGCGACTGGGTCAAGATGGCAGCCCTGAACGGGTCAATTTGGGACTGGAAGAGTCACCCAGTGGACAGTCCGCCAGTAAATGCGGTGCAGTAG
- a CDS encoding ubiquitin carboxyl-terminal hydrolase, with amino-acid sequence MPDKNVTTISYAAGASLAAIALVYVFAPTFTIDESSTSSSRRKGVVGLRNAANDCFINSTLQALAGLGELRMYLIRETHRRNIDDEGVYSQLVQPPGKSYPEWKIEGMQRGLVTQGLKDMLDSLNERPIYKKSISAIEFVRVLETAFRQRISRQQQDAQEFLQIVAERLKEEYHAGERARTHARLEASRATSVGASVNGDAVQEKLERLNLANGNGDESSSALPTPTVPKIQTNGIHAPLDEDEGFPMEGKYESQSECQTCGHKTKPREESFYMLTLNVPQVSSTTLSLCFDEIFKTEMIEDFKCERCRLIHAEESLKSDLANAQNETERTALEEAVRKLRHAIDFDPEHVPEDVLLPNIANAPKRKIARSTRLTSFPRILAVHLSRSIYDQTSTKNSAKVAFPKRLPLGGLRDRRNYKLLGLVTHKGSHHSGHYESFRRQNTYAPYSNQNTFQPSGIYSKTASPAATPQPSTPQLDAIARGVSPAVSTPDLLTPSSETASSTRSLSSSDASPKDRVRKRISPTSAPRDRQREPDSASIRSVRSLTASAKSTVSKISQKVNGNSTLGSSPPHSTPMAVVPRPPVHKSRKKQPADRWWRISDEKVREAKTAEVLDLRREVYLLFYELERDDSP; translated from the coding sequence ATGCCAGACAAAAACGTGACCACGATTTCCTACGCCGCCGGCGCATCTTTGGCTGCCATTGCCCTTGTCTACGTCTTTGCGCCTACATTTACAATCGACGAGTCCAGTACCTCATCGTCACGTAGGAAAGGCGTCGTCGGCTTGCGCAATGCTGCAAATGATTGCTTCATTAACTCGACCCTGCAGGCCCTCGCGGGTCTCGGCGAGCTGCGCATGTACCTAATTCGCGAGACTCACCGCCGAAATATTGACGATGAAGGCGTATACTCCCAATTGGTTCAGCCGCCCGGCAAGAGCTACCCGGAATGGAAGATTGAGGGCATGCAACGCGGTCTGGTAACACAAGGACTGAAGGATATGCTTGATTCACTCAACGAAAGGCCCATCTACAAGAAATCAATCTCTGCGATTGAATTCGTGAGAGTACTTGAGACGGCATTTAGGCAGCGCATTAGTCGCCAGCAGCAAGATGCCCAGGAATTTCTCCAAATAGTGGCCGAGAGACTTAAGGAAGAGTACCACGCCGGCGAGAGAGCACGTACCCACGCAAGATTGGAAGCCTCACGAGCTACCTCGGTAGGTGCTTCTGTCAATGGCGACGCAGTGCAGGAAAAGCTGGAAAGGCTCAACCTGGCCAACGGCAATGGCGATGAGTCCTCCTCAGCATTGCCTACACCAACAGTACCCAAGATACAGACCAATGGCATACATGCGCCTCTGGACGAAGACGAAGGCTTTCCCATGGAAGGGAAATACGAATCCCAATCCGAATGTCAGACCTGCGGCCACAAGACGAAGCCAAGAGAGGAGTCCTTCTACATGCTGACGTTGAATGTGCCCCAAGTCAGCTCCACCACTCTCAGCTTATGCTTTGACGAAATCTTCAAGACGGAAATGATTGAAGACTTCAAGTGCGAGAGATGCCGACTGATTCATGCCGAAGAATCCCTCAAGAGCGATCTAGCAAACGCACAGAACGAGACTGAGAGGACCGCACTCGAGGAGGCAGTGCGCAAGTTGCGCCATGCAATTGACTTTGATCCGGAACATGTCCCTGAGGATGTGCTCCTCCCGAACATTGCCAATGCGCCCAAGCGTAAAATCGCACGGTCGACGCGCCTCACGTCCTTCCCCCGCATCCTTGCCGTCCATCTTTCGCGGTCCATCTATGACCAAACGTCGACCAAGAACTCGGCCAAAGTTGCCTTTCCAAAGCGATTGCCTCTTGGTGGCTTGCGCGATCGTCGCAACTACAAATTGTTGGGTCTCGTTACCCACAAGGGAAGCCATCATAGTGGACACTACGAATCGTTCAGACGACAGAATACGTATGCTCCGTATTCTAATCAGAATACCTTCCAGCCATCAGGCATCTACAGCAAAACGGCGAGTCCCGCCGCCACCCCACAGCCATCGACACCGCAACTCGATGCCATTGCTCGGGGAGTCAGTCCCGCCGTATCGACACCCGACCTTCTGACGCCGAGCTCCGAGACGGCTTCCTCTACCCGATCACTATCATCATCCGACGCTTCGCCGAAGGACCGAGTAAGGAAGAGAATTAGTCCGACATCTGCTCCACGCGACAGGCAGAGAGAGCCCGATTCGGCTAGCATCCGATCTGTACGGTCACTTACTGCCTCGGCGAAGAGCACCGTTTCAAAGATTTCACAAAAGGTCAATGGAAACAGCACACTGGGAAGCAGTCCGCCTCACTCCACACCAATGGCCGTAGTGCCTCGGCCTCCTGTCCACAAGTCCCGCAAGAAGCAGCCCGCTGATCGCTGGTGGCGCATCAGCGACGAGAAGGTCCGCGAAGCCAAGACGGCCGAGGTCCTCGATCTTCGACGTGAGGTCTACTTGCTATTCTACGAGCTCGAGAGGGATGACAGCCCGTAG